Part of the Kamptonema formosum PCC 6407 genome, GGGGTTGCTATCGCTTCACCCTTGCCTGTGCGATCGCTACCCCTGAAGAGCTTGACGAATTTGGCGCGATCGAAGTCAACTAACATAATCACAACCAGGTCTGAAACTCAGATTGAATAAATATTATAACAGTTAACAGGACTCAGTAACGCCGCCATCTTGCTTGGCGGGTGGCCGTACTGCGATCGTGCGTAAGTTCTGGCTAATTAAAAAGTGCTACATTTTTTGTTTTAGTATTAAGTAAATCACCTAATTAAACATCAGATAAGAATGGCTAAAAAGCTGATCGTATAAATATTCTTCCTTCTCTCCTAGATAACTAAATTTTTCTTCCTTCTTCCCTCTTCCTTCTTCCTTCTTCCTTCTCCTTAAAACATTAATTTTTAATCGTTATGTCAATATCTCGCCGCCAATTAATCGCAAATTTTGGACTGGCTGCAATTGCTACTCAGTTACCATCTGCCGCCCAAACTAACTCCTATTTACCATCCCTTATCAAACCGCCTCGCCTCAATATCAACGATACTGTAGGATTGATAAATCCCGCCGCTTTCAGTTACCCTCAAGAAATCGAACCGATTAAGCAAATTTTATCTCAACTAGGATTAAAAGTTAAATTAGGAACGCATATTTTTGATCGTTACGGTTATTTAGGAGGAAAAGATCCCGATCGCGCCGCCGATGTCAATGCCATGTTTGCCGATTCATCAGTCCAGGCAATTCTCACAGTACAAGGTGGATGGGGCTGCAATCGCATTTTACCATTGCTAGACTACCAATTAATCAGAAATCATCCTAAAATTATCATGGGATTCAGCGATATTACTTCTTTGCTATTAGCTATTTATGCCAGAAGCGGGGTTGTTACTTTTCATGGCCCCGTAGGCATATCAACTTGGAGCCAATTTACAGTAGATTCCCTCAAGCAAGTTTTATTCAATCCCCAAACAATTACCTTGCAAAACTCTAGTCAAATTAGAGTACAAACTATTACTCCAGGTAAAAACCAAGGTAAATTAGTCGGCGGTAATTTATCAGTATTAGCTGCAATGGTAGGTTCTGATTACCTGCCAGATTGGAAAAATAGCATCTTATTTGTCGAGGAAGTTGGAGAAGAAGTTTATCGCATAGACCGGATGCTAACACAACTGAAGCTAGCAGGAATTTTGAATGTAATTTCTGGTTTTATTTTCGGTCAGTGTAACAAGTGTGAACCAGAACAACCCCAGGAATCATTAACCTTAGAACAAGTTTTATTTGAACACATCCGTCCCTTGAATATTCCTGCGTGGTATGGTTCAATGATTGGTCATATTCGCGATATATTTACTCTACCTATCGGCACAGAAGTTGAAATAGATGCCGTTGCTGGTACTATTAAATTGTTAGAACCTGCCGTAACTTAATAGCAAACTATATTCACATAATCTCAAGTTGTAGGGTGGGCGCTCGCTGCCAAAATCTTGTCAGGAGTAGCTATTATAGTTTCTGCGAGCGCCCACCTTACGTTTATTTATGCCCACCTACTTATATTCAAATAATCCCAATTTTGAAAAGTCATGTAACAATAACAAGAGTAGGTTGGGTAAAAGGAAGTAAAACCCAGTCTCAGGAATATCATATTTAGGAATTCAATCACCATGAACCCCAAAAATTATCAACAACTTGTTAAACCTTTATTAATAATTATCTTTGCAACTATCTGTTTGGTTTTTCTCAATCCAGGGCAATTAATAGGCGAAAAAAACACAACCATTTATCAGTACCAAAAATTTCATAACCCTGACGGAATTGGCAAATTTTATATGGGTCGAGAAATTGCCCAAGTCATGGGACATCAGGGAGCTAGTTGGTTGGAGCGTCCATCTCGTGGAATGGAAGAAAGACCTAGTAGATTAGTCAAAGCTTTAGAGTTAAAGCCGACAGATATTATAGCGGATATTGGAGCTGGTACTGGTTATTTTAGTTTTCGTATGGCTCCCTTAGTTCCCGAAGGAAAAGTGCTGGCTACCGATATTCAACCAGAAATGATTGATATTATCGAAGATTTAAAAAAAGAGCGAAATATTACCAACATCGAGACGATTTTAACTACCGTAGCTGACCCTAAATTACCGGAAGAAAGTGTAGACTTAGCCCTGATGGTCGATGCTTATCACGAATTTGAATATCCTAGAGAAATGATGTTAGGAATTGTCAAAGGTCTTAAACCAGGAGGTCGTGCGGTTTTAGTTGAATACCGGGGTGAAAATCCGCTCGTTATGATTAAAGGATTACACAAAATGACTCAAAGGCAAGTTAAAAAAGAAATGGCGGCGGTGGGTTTAGTTTGGAAGGAAACAAAGGATTTATTGCCTCAGCAGCATTTGATGGTATTTGAGAAAGTAAAATAGAACTTATACCAAATCCGGTTAAATACTGTCATTGCGAGCGAAGCGAAGCAATCGCCTAGTCTCTGCGATTGCTTCGCTTCGCTCGCAATGACGATAAAGGGGCTAGTAAACCTGGATTTGGTATTTACCCACTCTTTACGGAATCTCGATTGTCATAAGTTCCGTATCGGGTCAAAAGAGCAAATTCGCTGCTGCTTCAATCCGCGCTATAGGTGCTACAGAACGGGGTAACATTGGCAAGCGAATAATAGTTTGCTCAGGCAATAAATCCCCATCAATATCTACTCCAGGTTGGTAGCAATTATGTACCGCATAGCGCTGCTGTACGCCCATAGTTTTAAGAGATTCTGCTAATCTGACTTGTTCAGCAACAATTGCAGCTTGAGCCTGAAAAACTCCGATAAATTCAGTATGAGATGGATCTTTTAACTTCTTTTGCGATTGTACTACTTGCTGCCGCAATTTCCGCAATCTTCCCATCAAATCTACTCTGCCCAAAACATTTTGATACTTCATCCACAGTTTAAAAATCCAAGCTAGCCAGTCTCCTAAAGCTGTTGGCATTTCTAAGAAACGGAGCAAATGACCAGTCGGTGCAGTATCTAAAATAATTAAATCCTCTTGTTTACTATCTAATAAATTCATCACAGCCACAAGAGATAACATCTCATCAATTCCTGGTAATGCTTGAGCCACAATTTGCCGCCAAGCTTCAGGACTATAAGCCATTTTTACGGCATCCGCTTCGCTACTTTCGCCGCTAATCATTTCTGCTAATTCCCACAGATAATCTTCGCGAAATTGGTCGAGTACGATTTCAGCATCAATTTCTTGGGCGCTCAAATTATCGCTTAGCTGTTGTGGTTCGTGTGTCAATTGTTGCCCAAAAGCATCTCCTAAAGAATGGGCGGGATCGATAGAAATTATCCGAATCTTTTTGTCTGGATAGCGATTTGCCATCGCCCATCCCATCGCGGCGGCAACTGTTGTTTTACCAACTCCGCCTTTACCACCTACTAGGATTAATTGCCGCTCTTCGGCGATAAAATCGCTGAAACTGGGAGGGATTTTTGTCGGCCATTCGATAATTGGTGGAGGGGCTAATTCTACTGTTTCAATTTTTTCTATTTGAGCTATCAAATGGTCTAATGCTTCTGCACCAAGGGGTTCTGAGTTTTGTTGCGGTACGGTAAAAATATGATGATTGCCGGGCAGTTGTAGGAATTTTTGTAATAATTGCTGTTGTTCGCTGTAGCGATCGGCATTTGTATCAGTATTTGTGATAATATGGTTGACAAATAACCCGCCGCAGGGAATTTCTAGTTTGTGCAAACTATCTAGAAAGCGTTGTGTTTCTAGGAGGCTCATGGGTTCTGCGATCGCGACTACATTACAAGCACTGAAATCAGTATCCTCAAGTAGGTTTCTACCTTCGGCTAGTTCCGATTTCATGTCTGTTAAAAAGCGATCCGCTTCATCAGTGGTGTAGCGCCCTGCTAAAGTTTCGCTGACTACGCGATGTTTCTGTTGAAATAATTCGAGGGAAGCTAACATGACATCGAGAAAGTCTTTGAGGCCGAAGAGATTTACAGTGTGCCCGGAGGGAGCCATATCTACTACTACACGATCGGCGGCTTTTTCTGTTAGCAACTTTTGAATTTCTAGAAACCCCATAAGTTCGTCTAAACCGGGCCAACTCAAGTCCCAAACGGGGGTTAAGTCTCCTCCTTCTACAAAGCTTCCGCGCTCTACTAATAGTTCTAAAACTTCTCCGTATTTGGCTTTAAATTCCTGCAATATTTTCTGAGAGTCGAGGGCTCGCACGCTTAAGTTAGGCAAATCTGCGATCGCTTTGGGTGCGTCTTCAACTTCCATCTGCAACACATCCCCCAAGGAATGGGCGGGATCTGTGGATATTAATAGGATGTTTTCGTGGGGAAATAGCTTGGCCCAGCGACGCGCAAACCCGCAGGAAAGGGTTGTTTTCCCTACTCCGCCTTTACCGCTGAACATTGCTAGGTGGAGTGAGTCGTACTGGTTCATATTCTTGGATGGTTTAGCCAAACTTTAAATTATATAGCAACCGCTTTCGGCGGTTAGGGGCTAGGGGCTAGGGGCTAGGGGCTAGGGAAAGAAGGGAAAGAAGGGGTTAGGGGCTAGGGAAAGAAGGGAAAGAGAATAAAAGTAAGAGCTTCGGTGCGATCGCTCAGCCGAACGATTCCATAAATTTAGAATGCCCTAATGGTCTTGGCGGTTGCTATACCTAGTATTTTAACTTCAAGTATAGAAGTTATGCACTGTTTACGTAACGCCGCCGTCCCAGGGGTATCTTTACCGCCTAGAGGGTGGCGTTATAAACAGTTTGGCATAAGTTCTAAAATGCTTAAAAGCCTTATCTAGCAAGGCTTATGGCTTTTATATTTTGGACAATATCCGCTAACGGTGATTACGATCATCTACTTAGCTGAGCCAAATCACAAAACATATCTTAACAATCCGTTACATTAATTTACATAAGGACACAAACAACAAAGGAAAAAGACATGAACGCACGTAACTACATCGACGACCAAGGACTTCTCAACAACTTCGCGATCGAGCCCAAGATGTATGTAGATGAGAGCGTTAGCACTGGTTTTACCCCTTACGCCGAGAAGATGAACGGACGGTTTGCGATGATCGGCTTTGTCTCGCTGCTAGCGATCGAAGTTTTGACCGGACACGGCTTTCTGGGTTTTCTGAAGGATGTTTTAGGCTAAAAAGCTTGTATCGACTGTAAATCCATCAATTCTTGCAAAATCTTAGGAGAATAAGAAATGAAAACTGATTTTGACTATGGCGATCGCGATTTATTTGGCCCCGTTGTTTTCCGACCCGATTTCAATAGCTTTAAGGCAATTAACGCCAATCAAGCTTGGTCGCTATTCTTCACCGCCAGCCGGGAAGACAAAGCCTTGGGATTTAATGCAGAAACAGGTCGATTCTTTACTTACAGCTTAATCGCAACCGTTGTCACAGGCGTGATTTGGGCTTCCATTTTCCGCTCCTTCTAAGGACAACATTATAGAATGAATTTACTTGTTGCGATCGCCTTCGACTTATGTCGAGGGCTTGTTTTTTATTTATCCATGTCCTTACGTAACGCCGCCGTCCCGGCGGTATTCTTGATAAGTAGGTGGACATAAATAAACGCTATAAATTGTAATGTGGGCGCTCGCCGCAACCATCTTCTTCTATGAGTTACAGATTTTTTGCGGCGATCGCCCACCCTACCTTTAATTATGTCCACGTACTTAATAAACAGAAACGCGGCACAAAGTATTTGCATAAAAAAACTGGTTT contains:
- a CDS encoding S66 peptidase family protein, producing MSISRRQLIANFGLAAIATQLPSAAQTNSYLPSLIKPPRLNINDTVGLINPAAFSYPQEIEPIKQILSQLGLKVKLGTHIFDRYGYLGGKDPDRAADVNAMFADSSVQAILTVQGGWGCNRILPLLDYQLIRNHPKIIMGFSDITSLLLAIYARSGVVTFHGPVGISTWSQFTVDSLKQVLFNPQTITLQNSSQIRVQTITPGKNQGKLVGGNLSVLAAMVGSDYLPDWKNSILFVEEVGEEVYRIDRMLTQLKLAGILNVISGFIFGQCNKCEPEQPQESLTLEQVLFEHIRPLNIPAWYGSMIGHIRDIFTLPIGTEVEIDAVAGTIKLLEPAVT
- a CDS encoding class I SAM-dependent methyltransferase; the protein is MNPKNYQQLVKPLLIIIFATICLVFLNPGQLIGEKNTTIYQYQKFHNPDGIGKFYMGREIAQVMGHQGASWLERPSRGMEERPSRLVKALELKPTDIIADIGAGTGYFSFRMAPLVPEGKVLATDIQPEMIDIIEDLKKERNITNIETILTTVADPKLPEESVDLALMVDAYHEFEYPREMMLGIVKGLKPGGRAVLVEYRGENPLVMIKGLHKMTQRQVKKEMAAVGLVWKETKDLLPQQHLMVFEKVK
- a CDS encoding ArsA family ATPase, giving the protein MNQYDSLHLAMFSGKGGVGKTTLSCGFARRWAKLFPHENILLISTDPAHSLGDVLQMEVEDAPKAIADLPNLSVRALDSQKILQEFKAKYGEVLELLVERGSFVEGGDLTPVWDLSWPGLDELMGFLEIQKLLTEKAADRVVVDMAPSGHTVNLFGLKDFLDVMLASLELFQQKHRVVSETLAGRYTTDEADRFLTDMKSELAEGRNLLEDTDFSACNVVAIAEPMSLLETQRFLDSLHKLEIPCGGLFVNHIITNTDTNADRYSEQQQLLQKFLQLPGNHHIFTVPQQNSEPLGAEALDHLIAQIEKIETVELAPPPIIEWPTKIPPSFSDFIAEERQLILVGGKGGVGKTTVAAAMGWAMANRYPDKKIRIISIDPAHSLGDAFGQQLTHEPQQLSDNLSAQEIDAEIVLDQFREDYLWELAEMISGESSEADAVKMAYSPEAWRQIVAQALPGIDEMLSLVAVMNLLDSKQEDLIILDTAPTGHLLRFLEMPTALGDWLAWIFKLWMKYQNVLGRVDLMGRLRKLRQQVVQSQKKLKDPSHTEFIGVFQAQAAIVAEQVRLAESLKTMGVQQRYAVHNCYQPGVDIDGDLLPEQTIIRLPMLPRSVAPIARIEAAANLLF
- a CDS encoding chlorophyll a/b-binding protein — protein: MNARNYIDDQGLLNNFAIEPKMYVDESVSTGFTPYAEKMNGRFAMIGFVSLLAIEVLTGHGFLGFLKDVLG